A region of the Lycium barbarum isolate Lr01 chromosome 1, ASM1917538v2, whole genome shotgun sequence genome:
GAAAGTGTTCAGATCAATAATGCAGGAGTCAATTTCAATTTTGGCACGGATAATTCAGTGGAATTTGCTGAAACCGTTATCCGGACCAACTACTTTGGCACCAAAAGTATGATTAAAGCTATGATTCCATTAATGAGGCCTTCTCCTTTGGGGGCTCGTATTGTTAATGTGACCTCACGATTGGGAAGACTTAATGGCAGACGGAATGTAAGTGCCTTATTGTTCCTTCTCATTCTTATTAATCTTCTCACTCTTATTGTCCTTGTCCATCTTGCTCACTCTTTTAGCAATTCCTCAAGGTTCCCGAAGTGGAATCTATTTCTTCTGGATGATTTTTTATTATGGTTCATGTGATGGCATGACAGTTAGATTAAGTGCATAAAATATCATACATGGTCTACGTAAGCTTCCCTTTTATGTATGAACAGAGATGTTGTGAGTTATAGGTTTTCTCTGTGTAAACCACCAGTGTCTTCTGTTCTCAAACACTACTCATGTCCCATAAGCTTCCCTTTTATGTATGGACAGAGATGTTGTGAGTTATAGGTTTTCTTTGTGTAAACCACCAGTGTCTTCTGTTCTGAAACACTAATGTTCCGTCTCAACAAAATGAATCCTTAATTTTGAGCTTCATATACACCTACTTAGGGGTTGCAAGAATATTCCTTTTCGTTCGTTTACTTCGAAATCAAGTTTGCTCGATACTTCACCCTGATTGGAATGCTTATTAGGAGATATTTGTTATTCATCCAAAGCAACAACTACTTGAGGTCTCTAATATGCAAATGATCTACTTTTGCTTGATGCCCACCAGAGAATAGCAAATGTCAGCTTGAGACAACAACTGGAGGATGTGGATTCCCTGTCAGAGGAACTGATCGATAGTACCATGAACACATTTTTGGAACAAGTGAAAGATGGAACATGGGAATCTGGGGGATGGCCACAAGTGTTTACTGACTACTCATTGTCAAAGCTTGCTGCTAATGCTTACACCAGGCTAATGGCGAGGATACTTTCAGACCGGCCAGAGGGTCATAAGATGTATATGAATTGCTATTGCCCTGGTTGGGTGAAGACTGCCATGACTGCGTGGGCTGGGCATACATCTCCTGAAGTCGCTGCTGATACTGCAGTCTGGCTTGCTCTTATCTCAGACCAGTTTCTGAGTGGTAAGTTCTTTGCTGAGAGACGTGAGATAAACTTCTAAAAGTGGGCATTGAAGACTAATTCAAGAATCAGCTCAGTTTCTTTTGCTTTTCAACGAGACTGTGATTGAGTACAGATAGAAGCAATAGAGTACTGCTCCATAGAGATTATGTTACAATGCGTGTGCTCACTGATCAAGTGCCTACTGAAAATTGATATTGCTTATGGGAAACAATACATTTCAGTATAAGTTGTTAAAATTGATTACATAATCATCAAACTCTGGTGGATGCGTTTAATTGGAGAAGAGCTGAAAGGGTGGTCTGGTTTTCTAGTAATCACATCCTGGATAGATCATTTGCATGTGCTTTCGTGTACCATTTGTAACTTTATTTCAACTACACTTGATCTTTGCCAAAAGGCCGAGAAATGTATATTGTTACTTTATTTCATCTATGAGTTGGTCCAGCAACCTTTTCTATTGATTTGTTTAAGGAGCTTGACTTCTATCATGAAAGGATCTATAATTTGGTCACTTCAAGATTAGGAAAATGGAAATCTATTTAAAGGAATCCATGTAGGATTGAGATTCTGAGATATACTTGAATTCGTGCTGTATCTTTTATGTAAATGTAAAATTGCTTGTAACCATTTCAAAGGAGTTTACATGcttgtaatttttttaaaaacactATATAGAATCACGAGTGTGAAAAAAGATACTTCTATACACTAGGAACACTAAGCAAAACAAGTTGTCTTTTTTCCACGGTTCCTACTTGACCTGGTCTGATATCAAATTCATCGTGTACTCTACGATTTCTTTTCTATCTACAAGTAAAAGAATTAACATTTAGAAAGTAAAATAATTTGACATCACGTTTTTTGTTTTCAATTTTGAAGTGCTACAAAGAATTAAAATTTAGACAGGTGACATACTTTTattatatagaaaaaaaaagtatCATAAAAATTGAGACAGGAAGTATTTATCAAGAAGATTACCTATCTAATCATCATAttatatctatatctatctatctatattattttaaaagcatgaatacaaatattggttgaccaaaatatcctttaaatattgAATTACACCCTTatctatttcattaattaatttgGACCAGACATACAAGGAAAGGATACAGCTAGAATGATACATATTAGGATAAAAAATTGTATCCTATTAGGACTTTAACTCATGGTACACATGCATTAGGATAAAAAATACGAATATTAAAAATCGAAATATTGATGGATCAAATTATGCTGGAAAAATTGATGATTTTTTTGGCCTTCAAAGTTAAAAATTTTCAATATATAAATCCATCATGGTGGATAAAATTAGCGTATTTAGGACTATTATAATATATATAGGACGCCAAAGTCAACTAATATTAGCCGTTTAACTTTTTTGTTGGAATATGAATCCCACTACTAATTTGAAGAGAGTGTTGTTTTAACTTTCGGCTATTCCAATTGTTATGCCATACGAATTTTCTAAAGTGTCAAATCCATACTAATTTCACTTGGACACGAACACTTTAATCTATATAAAACGTTTCATCAGCATATTGCACTCACGGTTGCCGCTTgaaacacttaaaaaaaaaaaccttagtaCGATTAGATATGCATCACATACATGTAAATTGCATGTAACCTACCGATTTTTTCTCTTTAAGATTTTGGCTTTCGTATTACTTTTCCCTTGTAATGCTGATCGGATTTATTAAAGTTTTTAATTTATCTTTGTGTTATAGATGATCCTACTGGAAATTGTTCCTATCTTTACGTGTAGACCATTGATCTCAGGTAATTTCAAAATTCCTTCTCCTATGTCTCACAAGTTATGTGGTAAGCATCTATAGAATCAAATTTGCTGGATGATCATGAGTTGTTTTAGGATTTAACTATGGATACCATGCAATAAGTTTACTTTTCTGGTAACAAGTGCATTCAACAAATCTTGTATATTCACAAATCTTACGTTATATACCATAGTTATATTGTCAAATATCACTTTTACTGTGTATTGGAGGACGAGGGAGGAACTAGAATTTAAGGTTAATTTGTGACATCTTCTGAGTTTCAATTTGTGTATTTGGAGGATGTGGGAAAACTAGGATTCTTTGTAGAGTGGGATCGCAGGAAAACTATGAGTTCTCATCTATGATGAGTGAAACCGTTTATCCTATAATTTGCGTGAATTATTTATATACGAAATGCTAACACGTATATTTTTATCAAAATATATTTTACTTCTTCCACAAATAAATGACTGATATTCTTTTAATTTTTCTTAATAACGATTTTTAGTAtacaataaaaataaatacaGTATATGGTTACTAGCTCAATTCCtgttgttggttttttttttagtCATAACAAATTTTTCCACATAGTAAAAACataaaagatatataccaaaaacaACATTTTAATAATAGTTTTGCAcctcataaaataaataatactccctctggtTACTTATTCCTAAAAATTAAAAAGAGTTTTGAAATTATGATTTTCTTTTCTTAGGTTGACACAATTATCGTGGGGATGTGAGAATGCGCCAAGGCCAAATACGGGAAAAAAGAATTAAATACCATCTTGATTTtgtgaaaaaaattattttggacCAACTTTTAGAGGCTAAAACATCAATTATTCTAgaccggagggagtatataatttCAAATAACATTACCTAAAATTTGTTATGACTTATAGAGGATAACGTGCGTGACACGTTCAGAGAGACTAGtactattttaaaagcatgaatataaatgttggttgaccaaaatatctttCAAATATTGAGCGACTTTTATACCCTCAATCAGCTCTAATCCTATTTATTATTGAACTACTATTATCCTATTACCACTAACGTTAAGAATCCTATTTTTATTGAACTACCTAATAGAACATTTATTACTACTAACTAATAAAGTTACTAATCATATCTCTTATTGTACGTCTATTACTACTAACTTACTACCAATTtgatctccttttttttttcttctatgaaTTATATTCCCGATTTAATTAGATTAATTTCGTTTAATAGCAATTTTCAACACTTTTATATCTGTaaatgataaaaaataaaaatatggttACTTAATATCTAATATTGGATTATCTTAGTCGTAACATGTTTTCTATAtgggaaaaaataaataaaaaataaataaataccgAGAACATCAATTTCAAAGAGTATTAAGTAGATACAACCTATATTATTAGTATGATTTTTGTAActtataaaataaatatttaCAATAACAAATAATATTATCTAATATTTTTTCTATAATTTAGACTGAATGGGAATAACGTGCAACTGCACGTTGTAGAGACTAGTATTattttaaaaacatgaatataaatgttggttgatcaaaatatcctttaaatattgaacgactttaaTACCCTTAAGATCTaatcttattttttattaaaCATACTTTTTAtaccaaacaaaacttactatcCTATTTCTACTAGGAATATTATTTACATACGTTAGGAATATTATTATCCAATTACTACTAGGCACTATatgcaaaaaaaatattatagGAATGAACTCgcattttttttttgaggaaattgatctccttttctttttcaatttgaaTTGTACTCCCAACTTAATTTGATATGGGAGTCAAATACTTCTATAGAACAATCCAGTATTCCACATTCTTCATTGTAAACTTTTTAAGGAGTGTTAAGTTTTAAGCTTTGGTGTTGCTTCAGAAAGAAGATAAGAAAATTCAGCGAATTTCTTGAAAGGTATTATTTCTTCCCCTTAGATCTTCTAACTCTTCGTTACTATCGGTTAGACATTCTAATCCTTTGTTAgtatttattaatatatatttacTGCTAGCACAAGTTGCCTCTTCTcataaaaaattattaattttttcTTTAAATAAACTGAATAACCGTATTAGATAATAAAAATTAATTCATATTTAGAGTAGATattattttacaattttttttagttATTACAGGAATTTTGAGATAATATAGCATAAACCCCCAAAACAAATTGCGTTAGCACAGCCCAGAGATAGGGTCATGTGTTCTGAGATTTTTGttatcaagaaataatttaagACTCATATACTTTAAATTGCTAACTACTATTTAATGGCAACAACTATAAGGAAATAACTGGTATATCATCAGCTAGCCAATTACTAATTTGattcattaaatattattttttcaagTAGCTTATCGGTAGAGAAAATAAAAGAATGCTTTAAAAGCTCCTATAATTAGAAAAATCAAAGAACTCATCTTTTAAGGTTCTAACAAACTATGTAAAATTTAGATATTAGGTGACCACACCACAAACaagtaaattaattaatttaacaatCGACAAGGGGTATCCGTGCAACGCTCGAACATAGAGACTAGTtattttaaaagcgtgaatataaatgttgattgaccaaaatattttttaagtatTGAACAACTTTTATACCCTTAATTAAATCTAATCCTAATTCTTTTCTATTTTTCATTGTACAAAAATGTAAAATACTTCATTAGTTGTATAATCCAAATCAAAATGTAAATGGTGTATTCTTATCTTAAAAAACAAATCGCAACATAGCAATTTCAATCCCATTAATAATCAAATTCTTGGACACTTCATTTTATTAACAGTAAAAAGATCTAGATTTTGTTTTAATAATTCCAATCCTATTCATACTCAAACTCTCCTGTACGTAGGATATATAATTTATATATCTTCGTTCTTTTTCTCGTGCAAtgctaaaaaatatatttttatttttaatctctACCTAGAATACACGAGTTATTATGTATAAAAAGAGCTACACACCTACGTACACTAAAATATATTTATCTCTGATGCATTTCTAAAACACAATGGTTCGATTATACTAGGATCATTGAAGGTGCATCTAATGGTACGAGGTGTGATGGTTTGATAGGTTGTCGAATGTGTATTATTTCTATTTTAATAGTTT
Encoded here:
- the LOC132599331 gene encoding uncharacterized protein LOC132599331; this translates as MGKKERAQERREKRREEISHLRTIPYSDQQRWWSSDTIAVVTGANRGIGFEIARQLASQGLTVVLTSRDTRVGEEAVKVMQEGGLNVVIHQLDIVDLASVQTFSDWIREKYGGLDILINNAGVNFNFGTDNSVEFAETVIRTNYFGTKSMIKAMIPLMRPSPLGARIVNVTSRLGRLNGRRNRIANVSLRQQLEDVDSLSEELIDSTMNTFLEQVKDGTWESGGWPQVFTDYSLSKLAANAYTRLMARILSDRPEGHKMYMNCYCPGWVKTAMTAWAGHTSPEVAADTAVWLALISDQFLSGKFFAERREINF